The genomic region ATTTTACTGCTTCTACAACCTTATCAGCAAGGCTGAACACCTGTTCGTGAGCAAATCCACCCACTATTTCGCCATTTTCAATTTCTATAGGAGGTTTACACCTTTTAGCATGTTCTATTATCTCTGAGAAGTCCTTCTTGCCATCAGGTCCTTCAGGGATATGCTTTACCCCCTCAAATCCTACAACACCGGTTGTATATACCCTGTCTTTGTAGGAATCCTTTGGAGGTACTAGACAGTTTGTGGTCATGAGGATTGGACCGTTGAAGCTTTCAAATTCCCTATCCTGCAGCCACCATGAGTTTCCATAGTTTCCAGCGAAGTTGGGATATTTCTTAAATGCTGGATAGTAATGTGCCGGGAGCATTTCACCATGGGTATATACATCAATACCTGTACCCTGAGTCTGCTCCAAGAGCTGTTCTAAGTCTTTGAGGTCATGACCGCTTATAAGTATACCAGGTTTTTTCCTGACGCCTATATTCACCCTTGTTATTTCTGGATTACCATAGGTTGCGGTGTTGGCCTTATCAAGGAGTGCCATTACATCCACCCCGTATTTACCTGTTTCCATGGTGAGTGATACATAATCATTGACAGTCATGCTGTCATCCAGTGTTGCAATAAGGGCCTTCTCTATAAACTTAGAGATGTCGGGGTCTTTATAGCCAAGATTTGCAGCATGGTAGGCATATGCGGCCATACCCTTTACACCAAATGTGACAAGGGACTGCAGAGACCTTATGTCTTCATTCTCTGTGGAAAGTATGCCGACCTGCTGTGCCTTTCTGTCAAATTCCTCCTCTGAATCGGCGTACCATTTAACCGAATCATGCAGGTCTTCCACATTGACATTTATCCTTTGAAGCTGTGCTTTTATGCTCTCTCTCAATGCAAGTGCTTCCTTTACCTTTTCCACAAAATAATTTTTATCAAAGTTTACATTGGTTATTGTAGAAAACAGGCCTTCAATCACAAAGCTGTCAGTCTCTTCATCGTTAATTCCTGCCTTTCTTGCCTCTGCATTTACCAATGCTATTCCCTTTAGTGCGTACATTAATAGATCCTGCATCCTTGCAGTGTCATCCGTTTTACCGCATGTACCCCGGAGGGTGCATCCAGCACCTCTCGAGGCTTCCTGGCACTGATAACAAAACATATTCATTGCTGTGTACCTCCTTCAATTTTTTCATCTGAGAATATACTAATCCGTCATGACCGATATTTCTGTGACATGTATCACAGAGAAAAGTGATTTTTTAGGACATACAAGAGCAGTTGAAAAATACTCCATTTAAAGGCAATTCGTAGAGCGATTGCAATATTAAAACGAGGTGCTCATTGGCAATGTGGATGATTAAGGTTGTATTGAATAATGCTGGGGCTATGGGCACTTTTTCCCATAAGAATTATCCAGAGGACGGCGAATATCAGGCAGCAATTTATGGATTAAAGCAGTAAATTAGTCATACCTTATATTTAGGGACTATATGCAATAATAGCAAAAATGATTTATAATATTTTATAATAATATTAAGATATAACGTAATAGACCATAGGTATTCTTAATTAATAGCAATTTATTCAAAAGAAACAGGTACACCTGAGGGAACGTGTTTTAGTTATTATAGTGTTGTGCTTTTTAAGCAGCTACGGGGGGCCAGGCCCGGAATAAGCAAAAGGGGAGGCATAATATGTTTTTTATAGGTATATTTGGTATACAGGATAAAGAAAAATCAATAAGAGAGTTTGACAGTGTAATATGCCCCGAGTGCGGCAGACTTACCAGGGCAGAGTTGATGGTATACTATACATATTTTCATTTCTTCTTCATACCTCTATTTAGCTGGAACAGGAGATATTTTGTGAGGTTTCGGTGCTGCGATAGCATATATGCTGTGGATGAGGACTATGTCAGGGAGATCAGAAATACAGAAATCCTCGATACGTCAAGGCTGCACAGGATAGGGAGCCAGGGTAATATCTGTCCCAACTGCGGCAGTTATGTAAACCCAACCTTTAATTATTGCCCAAACTGTGGGCACAGGCTTTACTGACCCAGGCTTTTCAATATGGGCTTAGGAGATGAACAAATGATAAGATGTGTAATTTTTGACTATGACGGGACTATAGCGGACACTGCGGAGATAGTAGAGAAGAGTTTTCGTGAAACTGTAAAACATTTTACCGGACATGTAATC from Calorimonas adulescens harbors:
- a CDS encoding zinc ribbon domain-containing protein, with protein sequence MFFIGIFGIQDKEKSIREFDSVICPECGRLTRAELMVYYTYFHFFFIPLFSWNRRYFVRFRCCDSIYAVDEDYVREIRNTEILDTSRLHRIGSQGNICPNCGSYVNPTFNYCPNCGHRLY
- the hcp gene encoding hydroxylamine reductase, translating into MNMFCYQCQEASRGAGCTLRGTCGKTDDTARMQDLLMYALKGIALVNAEARKAGINDEETDSFVIEGLFSTITNVNFDKNYFVEKVKEALALRESIKAQLQRINVNVEDLHDSVKWYADSEEEFDRKAQQVGILSTENEDIRSLQSLVTFGVKGMAAYAYHAANLGYKDPDISKFIEKALIATLDDSMTVNDYVSLTMETGKYGVDVMALLDKANTATYGNPEITRVNIGVRKKPGILISGHDLKDLEQLLEQTQGTGIDVYTHGEMLPAHYYPAFKKYPNFAGNYGNSWWLQDREFESFNGPILMTTNCLVPPKDSYKDRVYTTGVVGFEGVKHIPEGPDGKKDFSEIIEHAKRCKPPIEIENGEIVGGFAHEQVFSLADKVVEAVKSGAIKRFFVMAGCDGRFKDRRYYTEFAKALPRDAVILTAGCAKYRYNKLDLGDINGIPRVLDAGQCNDSYSLALIALKLKEVFGLDDINELPVSYNIAWYEQKAVIVLLALLYLGVKDIHLGPTLPAFLSPNVAKVLVENFGIGGITTVEDDIKMFMGA